In Pongo abelii isolate AG06213 chromosome X, NHGRI_mPonAbe1-v2.0_pri, whole genome shotgun sequence, one DNA window encodes the following:
- the LOC129053084 gene encoding sperm protein associated with the nucleus on the X chromosome N1-like, translating into MDDEHPSTSGEKRKSPCDTKYEYEETQQTEQGNSAPQPQGNSAPQPERDSAPQLVLKKMRIRVRYQNIKKIYSPHLENHQENAINPVQLYEETMEVDVETPAKE; encoded by the exons ATGGATGACGAACATCCCAGCACCAgtggggagaagaggaagagccCCTGTGACACCAAATACGAATATGAGGAA ACTCAGCAGACAGAACAAGGGAACTCAGCCCCCCAACCACAGGGGAACTCAGCCCCCCAACCAGAGAGGGACTCAGCCCCCCAACTGGttcttaaaaaaatgagaataagggTTCGCTACCAgaacattaagaaaatatattcacctCATCTGGAGAACCACCAAGAGAATGCAATCAATCCAGTGCAGCTATACGAGGAGACAATGGAGGTGGATGTGGAAACACCTGCCAAGGAGTAA